Proteins encoded within one genomic window of Verrucomicrobiia bacterium:
- the speA gene encoding biosynthetic arginine decarboxylase yields the protein MSDWTIEKAVEHYRVPRWGGDYFSINGKGNVTVSPLRAKGATLDMVQVIEAAKQRGLHFPMVLRFQDLLRDRVVAINEAFQQVMREQKYPGIYRGVFPIKVNQLCEVVEEILEAGKTFHYGLEAGSKPELVAALALHRDPESLIICNGYKDESFIRLALLGKKLGKQVIIVIEKLEELALVLKVSEKFGVKPQLGFRIKLQVKGAGKWAASSGDDAKFGLTARDLVEACEILKQHQAEDMFQLLHFHMGSQMPDIQIIRRAVSEAARYYAKVRQLNFPVKFVDVGGGLGIDYDGTRSTSESSMNYTLEEYCRTVVQQIAEICEEEKVPCPDLVSESGRAVVSPHSVLVVEVFGVSEKKGRLKNVKKIAKDKLAQNLEVLLKQLNRRTRREVWHEALRIREQAETMFSLGLLDLETKAIVEERFWTVAEGVTEAYRNSRVVPEEIRELQFSLSDQYWCNFSVFQSLVDHWALGQLFPVMPLHHLEKEPDRWGTLVDITCDSDGKVSRFIGKNKGQQTLRLHRFQNQSYWIGFFLVGAYQDVMGDIHNLFGRVNEAHVFLDGDEESGFYIEETIEGRKIGQVLQDVQYDKHELASEFKEQVTTAIREDRLKPSEGMNLLEIYEKELEEPTYLKF from the coding sequence ATGAGTGATTGGACTATTGAAAAAGCGGTAGAACATTATCGAGTTCCGCGATGGGGTGGCGATTATTTTTCGATCAATGGAAAAGGAAATGTGACCGTGTCGCCATTGCGCGCTAAAGGGGCGACTTTGGATATGGTTCAGGTGATTGAAGCAGCCAAGCAAAGAGGGTTGCATTTTCCGATGGTGTTACGGTTTCAGGATTTGTTGCGGGATCGCGTGGTGGCGATTAATGAGGCGTTTCAACAGGTGATGCGGGAGCAAAAATATCCAGGTATTTATCGCGGAGTGTTCCCGATCAAGGTGAATCAGCTGTGTGAAGTCGTAGAAGAAATTTTGGAGGCGGGAAAAACGTTTCATTATGGTTTGGAAGCTGGCAGTAAACCGGAATTGGTAGCGGCGCTGGCCTTGCATCGTGATCCGGAAAGCTTGATCATTTGCAATGGCTACAAGGATGAAAGTTTTATTCGTCTGGCGTTGCTTGGGAAAAAACTGGGCAAGCAAGTGATTATTGTGATTGAGAAGCTAGAGGAGCTGGCTTTGGTGCTGAAAGTTTCTGAAAAGTTTGGGGTTAAACCGCAGCTGGGATTTCGCATTAAGTTGCAAGTCAAAGGCGCTGGCAAATGGGCTGCGTCTTCTGGAGATGATGCCAAATTCGGTTTAACCGCGCGTGATTTGGTGGAAGCTTGTGAAATTTTAAAACAGCATCAGGCCGAAGATATGTTTCAGCTATTGCATTTTCACATGGGATCACAGATGCCCGATATTCAAATCATTCGACGCGCAGTGAGCGAAGCAGCCCGCTATTACGCGAAAGTTCGACAGTTAAATTTTCCAGTAAAATTTGTCGATGTCGGTGGTGGATTGGGCATTGATTATGATGGCACGCGTAGCACTTCCGAAAGTTCGATGAATTACACGCTGGAAGAATATTGTCGAACGGTGGTTCAACAAATTGCCGAAATTTGTGAGGAGGAGAAAGTGCCTTGTCCCGATCTGGTCAGTGAAAGTGGCCGCGCAGTGGTGTCGCCACATTCAGTGTTGGTGGTGGAAGTGTTTGGCGTTTCTGAAAAGAAAGGGAGGCTAAAGAACGTCAAAAAAATTGCTAAAGATAAATTGGCACAAAATTTGGAAGTTTTATTGAAACAACTAAATCGTCGCACAAGACGCGAAGTTTGGCATGAAGCGCTTCGCATTCGCGAACAGGCTGAGACGATGTTTAGTTTGGGTTTATTGGATTTGGAAACCAAGGCGATAGTGGAAGAAAGGTTTTGGACAGTTGCGGAAGGAGTGACCGAGGCTTATCGCAACTCCCGAGTGGTGCCGGAGGAGATTCGAGAACTGCAATTTTCTTTGAGCGATCAGTACTGGTGCAATTTTTCGGTGTTTCAATCGCTTGTCGATCACTGGGCTTTAGGACAATTATTTCCCGTCATGCCGCTTCATCATTTAGAGAAAGAACCGGATCGTTGGGGAACTTTGGTGGATATTACCTGCGATTCGGATGGTAAAGTGTCTCGTTTCATCGGTAAAAATAAAGGGCAACAAACGTTGCGTTTGCATCGCTTCCAAAACCAGTCTTATTGGATCGGATTTTTTTTGGTGGGCGCTTATCAGGATGTGATGGGTGATATTCATAACCTTTTTGGTAGGGTGAATGAAGCGCACGTTTTTTTAGACGGAGACGAAGAATCCGGTTTTTATATTGAAGAAACGATCGAAGGCCGAAAAATTGGCCAGGTGCTTCAGGATGTCCAATACGATAAGCACGAGTTGGCCAGCGAATTCAAGGAGCAAGTTACCACGGCCATTCGCGAGGACCGTTTAAAACCTAGCGAAGGAATGAATTTACTGGAAATTTATGAAAAAGAGTTGGAAGAACCGACTTACTTGAAGTTTTAA